One genomic region from Gemmatimonas aurantiaca encodes:
- a CDS encoding NUDIX domain-containing protein, giving the protein MGVSEPVGVPQPRVGVAVIIRRGDRVLLGRRRSRTHGDGVWQFPGGHLEWGESVHDCARREALEETGLTLTETHDGPWTNDRFPAQPGQSERHYVTLFVIAEAPHGEAVVREPDKCEGWEWFAWDALPSPRFLPIENLLTQGFVLPDR; this is encoded by the coding sequence GTGGGCGTGAGTGAACCGGTTGGTGTTCCGCAGCCCCGTGTCGGCGTGGCGGTCATCATCCGTCGCGGCGACCGCGTGTTGCTCGGACGACGGCGCAGCCGCACGCATGGTGACGGTGTGTGGCAGTTCCCGGGCGGACATCTCGAGTGGGGCGAATCGGTGCACGACTGTGCCCGTCGCGAAGCGCTCGAGGAGACAGGGCTCACTCTGACGGAAACGCACGACGGCCCCTGGACCAACGACCGGTTCCCCGCACAACCGGGGCAATCCGAACGACACTACGTCACGCTGTTCGTGATCGCCGAAGCACCCCATGGAGAAGCGGTCGTGCGCGAGCCGGACAAATGCGAAGGGTGGGAATGGTTTGCCTGGGACGCCCTCCCGTCGCCACGTTTTCTGCCCATCGAAAACCTGCTCACGCAGGGCTTCGTGCTGCCGGACCGCTGA